From Miscanthus floridulus cultivar M001 chromosome 15, ASM1932011v1, whole genome shotgun sequence, the proteins below share one genomic window:
- the LOC136506610 gene encoding uncharacterized protein: MGPGAAGSGVGSPPSWGRHLAAERCTSTGATMSVAAHSAPVASVSGGCCSCGAGHGNCVNIYVNNNVQGVTNSVLVGSKVVMRDPGPRIASSRHHQPRRDGRCRRREGKRHQQLQHMAKTIKIGIVAVVVSSLLFLAAAATTILCLHLFVRVRE, from the coding sequence ATGGGTCCTGGGGCTGCCGGCAGCGGCGTCGGCTCTCCGCCAAGCTGGGGCCGCCACCTCGCCGCCGAGCGCTGCACGAGCACGGGGGCGACCATGTCCGTCGCCGCGCACAGCGCGCCGGTGGCGTCGGTATCGGGCGGCTGCTGCAGCTGCGGCGCCGGGCACGGCAACTGCGTCAACATCTACGTGAACAACAACGTGCAAGGAGTCACCAACTCCGTGCTGGTCGGCAGCAAGGTCGTCATGAGGGACCCCGGCCCGCGCATCGCCTCCAGCCGCCACCACCAGCCGCGGCGAGacggccgctgccgccgccgtgaGGGAAAGCGACACCAGCAGCTGCAGCATATGGCGAAGAcgatcaagattggcatcgtcgccgtcgtcgtgtcGTCGTTGCTGTTCCTAGCAGCTGCGGCGACGACCATCCTTTGCCTCCATCTTTTTGTACGCGTACGCGAATGA
- the LOC136507234 gene encoding citrate-binding protein-like, protein MVAPVFVQPSAASRPQFGQEAPPSYRGHDTHTYYHVWRMKSLLSEVNRVRVIDNQRSSGTQHTLALHQDEVPSSIMAASSFHRALGGGEDARTELVLLVLSSVVVALASSASAIDERNLTAEFVQVELTESNFKVQRPYDVPENQRYSYDNVTGVHTFLVYAGDKPFNTVTGTLPRTEVRLAGHDYSSGVWQFEGYGYVPTGTSGASVMQIHNEQGAAHATVLMLHVYNGTLRYYSGEAVEDRIYDRWFRLNVVHDVAASTVAVYVDGRRKFGASVIPSDSYYFKFGVYMQHHDVSPLMESRWRNITVYTKSTTSSATTCRRSWSSRWLLASLLLVITLAISI, encoded by the exons ATGGTCGCCCCCGTGTTCGTGCAGCCCTCGGCGGCGAGCCGTCCCCAGTTTGGCCAGGAGGCGCCGCCGTCCTACCGAGGACATGACACTCATACATATTatcatgtttggcgcatg aaaagccttctcagcgaggtcaatcgtgttcgcgtgattgataaccaacggagcagtg GCACACAGCACACTCTTGCATTGCATCAAGACGAGGTCCCCTCATCGATCATGGCGGCCTCCTCCTTCCACCGCGCTCTCGGCGGTGGCGAAGACGCGCGTACGGAGCTAGTACTGCTAGTCCTGTCTTCCGTGGTCGTCGCCTTGGCGTCCTCCGCCTCGGCCATCGATGAACGCAACCTCACCGCCGAGTTTGTCCAGGTGGAGCTCACGGAGAGCAACTTCAAGGTGCAGAGGCCCTACGACGTGCCGGAGAACCAGCGCTACAGCTACGACAACGTCACCGGCGTGCACACCTTCTTGGTCTACGCCGGCGACAAGCCCTTCAACACCGTCACCGGCACCCTTCCCCGCACCGAAGTCCGCCTCGCC GGCCATGACTACTCGTCGGGGGTGTGGCAGTTCGAGGGCTACGGCTACGTGCCGACGGGGACCTCCGGCGCATCGGTGATGCAGATCCACAACGAGCAGGGAGCAGCGCACGCCACGGTGCTGATGCTGCACGTCTACAACGGCACGCTGCGGTACTACAGCGGCGAGGCCGTGGAGGACCGCATCTACGACCGCTGGTTCCGCCTCAATGTGGTGCACGACGTCGCCGCGTCCACGGTGGCCGTCTACGTCGACGGCCGCCGCAAGTTTGGCGCCAGCGTCATCCCCAGTGATTCTTACTACTTCAAGTTCGGGGTGTACATGCAGCACCACGACGTGTCGCCGCTCATGGAGTCGCGCTGGAGGAACATCACCGTATACACGAAGAGCACGACGAGCAGCGCCACGACGTGTCGCCGCTCATGGAGTTCGCGCTGGCTACTAGCTAGCCTTCTACTAGTCATTACTCTAGCTATATCCATTTGA